From the Mycobacterium sp. DL592 genome, the window GACCTCGCCGAGCTGCAACCTGGCGTTCGGGGCAACACCGGCAAGCTGGACTCCCCGGAGCTGGCGATCGGCGAGGACGGCCGGTTCGAGATCATACTGGCCCCCGAGCGGCCAGCGGACTTCAGCGGAAACTTCATCTCCACCCAGCGGGTGTCCAAGCGCAGCGTTGCGACTTTCCATGCCGAGTTCGTGACGGTTCGAGCGTTGTATCACGACTGGGAGCGCGAAGAGGCCCCCGAGTTGTCGATCGCGCGCCTGGACAAGATCGGTGCGCACCCACCTGCGCTCGACCCAACCGCGGCCGCGAAGGCGATGCGCCGCGTCGGTGAGATCGTCGACAACCAGACCAGATTCTGGAACAAGTTCTACGACGTGGTGCTGGAGGCACACGGCGATCGCAATGGTGACGGCCGGACGTTCATGCCGCGCAACGACTTCAACGCACCGGCCGGGGCGTCGCTGGCCACCGGCGGCGGCCAGAGCACCAACGTCTACTCCGGCGGCATGTACGAGCTGGGACCGGACGAGGTCCTGCTCGTCGACACCGAGGTGTTCGAACCGCCGGCCTACATGGGATTTCATCTGGCCAACGTCTGGGGCGAGTCGCACGACTACGCCAACCACGTCAGCAGTCTCAACGGAACACAAGCCCGCCGCGACGACGACGGTCACTACCGCTACGTCGTCGCGCACCGCGATCCCGGTGTGCCCAACTGGCTGGACACCACCGGGCTGCCGGTCGGGTTCATGACCATGCGCTGGACGTATCCTGCTCCCACGGAACGGCTTCCGGTCGTGACGGTGCGCAAGCTGTCGTTCGCTGAACTCGACGAGCACCTACCCGCATCGACGCCGCGGGTGTCACCCGATGACCGCCGCCAACAGATCCGCATTCGTGCCGAACATGTGCAGCGTCGCTACCGCCAGTACTGAAAGTGACTGTAAAGCAACAGTTTCAGCAGATGAAAGGAAGTGTCATGAGCGAGACATTCACCCGCGACGAGATCAAGGGGTTCTGGGCCCAGTGGCTGGAAGCCAATCGGGAAGCCGAACGTGCCGGTGACTGGGGCGGCATGGCCGACCTCTACCTCGAAGACGCCACCTACGGCTGGATGTTCACCCCCGACGAACACTTCATGGCCATCGGCCGCGATGAGATCCGCAAGTGGGCGCTCGGGACCGAGATGTCGGGCCTCGACGGATGGCACTACGACTACATGGCGACCGTCATGGACGAGGAGAACGCCATGATCGTCGGCTTCTGGCGGCAGATGTCCGGGGTGCCCGACGAGAACGGACAGGAGTACGAGATCCGCGGGATCGGCGGCAGTTGGTTCGGTGTGGCCCGCGACAAGACCGATGGCAAGATCCGCATCGAGTGGCAGCGTGACTGGTTCGATCTCGGGTCGACCGCTCACACCTTCATCCAGGTCGCCAAGTCAGGTAAGGCGCCCAAGCAGTTCCTGGACCGCATCGGTATCCCCATGATGGACATGCCCGGCCGCTACAACTACGCGGATCTGCCGTCGACGCTGTGGCCGCCGCCAGTCGCCGCAGGTCGCTACATCACCCAGAAACCACTGGATAAGTAGTGCCGGCCCAACCACTTTCGGGGCAGGTGGCCCTGGTGACCGGTGCGAGCCGGGGTATCGGGGCCGCCATCGCCAGGCGGCTCGCCGCCGAGGGCGCCACTGTCGCCGTCGCCGCCCGCAGCCTGGACGAGCCCGCGCAGGGCGATGTCGGGGGCACGCTTCGGCAGACCGTCGCCCAGATCGAGGCGGCCGGCGGCCGGGCTGCGGCCGTCCATGTGGACCTCACCTCGCCGGAGTCACGCGCCGCGATGCACGAACGCGTCGTCGCCGAACTGGGGCCGGTGGACGTGCTGGTCAACAACGCGGCCACGGCGTTGTTCGCGCCGTTCACCACTATCTCGGAGAAGCGGCTGCGGCTGATCATGACGATCAACTTCTTCGCGCCAGTCGACCTGTGCCAGCGGGTGATTCCGGCCATGCAGCAGCGCGGCGGGGGCGCCATTCTCAACATCACCTCGCTGTCGGGCGACATCCCGGCCACACCGCCGCCCGACCCCATCTACCACCTGCAGGGCACTGCGTACGGGCCGTCGAAGGCGGCACTGAACCGGCTCAGCGAGGGGCTCGCGTCGGAGTACTACGCCGACTCGATCGTGGTGAATGCGCTGGCTCCACTCAAGGCCGTGCTCACTGAAGGGGTCAAGGCGACGATCGCGCAGGACGCGGTCGCCGCCGACGGTGTGCTCGAACCCGTCGAGGCGATGGCCGAGGCTGCGCTGGCACTGTGTACGAGTCATCGCGACGGGCTCAACGGCGGTGTCTACAAGTCGCTGCCCCTGCTGGAGCAGCTCGGCCGCGCGGTCCGCACCCTCGACGGCACGGAACTGCTGGAGGTCTGAGCCCCCTGTCAGGATTGAACTGACGACCTACGCTTTACAAGAGCGTTGCTCTACCACTGAGCTAAGGAGGCGTTGCGGGTCCCGCAGGGCCCCGCGCCGACTAACAGACTATCGGTTCACGACTCGTCGTCGTCGTGGACCAAGCTGTCGCTGCGGACGCGTTCTGACGAAATCGTCCGGGGCGCGGCATAACGCCGGCGACCCGGGATCGGGATCCGGTCGGCGATGTTGCTCAGCGGGTTGACCACCAGGCTCAGCGTGGTCACCGCCTCGCGCAGCGTCTCGATGGTGGGGGTCAGCGCCTCCAGCCCGGGGGTCAACCGGTTGAGGGTGTCAGCGACGTCAGCCAGCTGCTCCAACGGCCCGTTGCGGGCGGTCAGCTTGTCGATGAGCCCGTCCTCGGCCAGCAGCCGGTCGGCCAGACCTTCCTCGCCCAGCACCCGCTCGAACAGTCCGTCCTCGTCGAGAAGCTGATCCACCAGTCCGCCGGGTGCCAGCGCCCGCTCGAGGCCGCCGCCTTCGGCAGTCAGCCGGTCCAGGACGCCGTCCTCGGCGGTGATCCGGTCGATCAGGCCGCCGGGACGCATCAGCCGGTCCAGTGGACCGTCGGGTGCCAGAGCGCGGCCCAGGGGAGCGTCGTCGTCGAGCAGCTGCGCGATCTTGTTGGCGCGGGCCACCGCGTCCTCGAGCCCGAACATCTGGGCCACCGAGTTCGGTGAGGCCGGTACGCCGGCCTCACCCAGGGTGCGTCTGGTCAGGTCGAGGCCCGCCCGTGCGACGTCGAGCCCGGCCTCCGCGGCGGCCAGGCCGACCCGAACCGGGGTGGTGGCCAGCCCCACCAGCGTTTTCGCCAGGTCCATCCGGCAAGTGTATGGGCGCTCGGATGGCGTTACCGGCGGTATCGCGGAAGTATCAGCAATGCGACTCACAGGAAGCTCACAGTCGCCTGGCAGCATGACTGCACCACTGTAGGAGGAGATTGACAGCATGGCCGCTCCCTCAGTACCTGAAACCAAGCCCGAGGCACGAGTCCTCGTAGTCGACGACGAGACGAACATCGTCGAACTGCTCTCGGTGAGCCTGAAGTTTCAGGGCTTCGAGGTACACACCGCCTCCAACGGGCCCGCCGCCCTGGACCGCGCGCGGGAGGTCCGCCCCGACGCGGTGATCCTCGATGTGATGATGCCGGGCATGGACGGCTTCGGCGTGCTGCGGCGGCTGCGGGCCGACGGTATCGACGCACCCGCGCTGTTCCTGACCGCCCGCGACAGCCTGCAGGACAAGATCGCCGGGCTCACCCTCGGCGGCGACGACTACGTCACCAAGCCGTTCAGCCTCGAAGAGGTCGTCGCCCGGTTGCGGGTCATCCTGCGCCGGGCGGGCAAGGGCGTGGAGGAGCCACGCAACTCGCGGCTGGTGTTCGCCGACATCGAACTCGACGAAGACACCCACGAGGTGTGGAAGGCCGGCGAGCCTGTCTCGCTGTCGCCGACCGAGTTCACCCTGCTGCGCTACTTCGTCATCAACGCCGGCACCGTGCTGAGTAAGCCGAAGATCCTCGACCACGTCTGGCGCTACGACTTCGGTGGCGACGTCAACGTCGTCGAGTCCTACGTGTCGTATCTGCGCCGCAAGATCGACACCGGCGACAAGCGGCTGCTGCACACGCTTCGCGGCGTGGGATATGTGCTGCGGGAGCCGCGATAATCCGGCGCAGCGCGCTACCGCGCGCCGACAATACAACGATGTCGTCCGCCTATCGCCGAGCACTTCCCCTGAGGGTCAGCCTGGTCGCGGCGATGCTGCTGTTGGTCGGCCTCGGATTGTTGGCCTCCGGCGTCGCGGTCACCTCCACGTTGCGCCACGACCTCATCGACCGCGCCGACCAGACGCTGATCGACGCCTCCCGCGGCTGGGCGCAGGCCCCGCGCCGCAACATGCCGCCCCCCGACGAAGGACCAAACCCGGCCCGCCCGCCGTCGAACTTCTACGTCCGCGGCGTCGACACCGACGGCAACGTGTGGATGGCCGTCAACGACCGTGACGCCGAACCCGCACTGCCCGACGACAACAACGTCGGGGCCGTCCCGGTGACCATCGGCTCGCTGGAAGGGTCGCCGGTGCAGTGGCGGGCGGTGTCGGTTCGCGGACCCAGCGGCGAGCTGACCACCGTCGCGATCGACCTGTCCGACGTCCAATCCACCGTGCGCTCGCTGGCCTGGTCGCAGGTCGCCATCGGTACGGCGGTGCTGGTGGTCCTCGGCGTGGTGGGCTATTGGGTGGTGCACCGCAGTCTGCGCCCGCTGGTGGAAGTCGAGCGCACCGCCGCCGCGATCGCCGCCGGAGAGCTGGATCGCCGTGTGCCCGAACGGGATCCGCGAACCGAAGTCGGACGGCTGTCGTTGGCGCTCAACGGCATGCTAGCTCAGATCCAGAGCGCGATGGCGTCCTCGGTGGCCTCCGCCGACCATGCCCGCATGTCCGAGGAGCGGATGCGACGGTTCATCACCGACGCCAGCCACGAACTACGCACACCGCTGACCACCATTCGCGGATTCGCCGAGCTGTATCGCCAGGGTGCGGCCAAGGACGTCGAGATGCTGATGTCGCGGATCGAAAGCGAATCCCGCCGGATGGGTCTGCTCGTCGACGACCTGCTGCTGCTGGCACGCCTGGACGCCCAGCGTCCCCTGGAGCGCCGCCGCGTCGATCTGCTGGCGCTGGCCAGCGACGCTGTGCACGACGCGCAGTCGATCGCACCGAAGCGCACCATCACGATGGAGGTCTTCGACGGCCCCGGCATACCCGAGGTGCTCGGCGACGAGGCCCGGCTGCGCCAGGTGCTGGGCAACCTGATGGCCAATGCCCTGCAGCACACTCCGGAGTCGGCGCGGATCACCGTGCGGGTCGGCACCGCCGACGACGACGCAGTGATCGAGGTCGCCGACGAGGGACCCGGCATGACACACGAGGACGCTCAGCGGGTGTTCGAGCGGTTCTACCGCACCGACTCGTCGCGGGCCCGGGCCAGTGGTGGCACCGGGCTGGGTCTGTCGATCGTCGACTCGCTGGTGTACGCCCATGGCGGGCGGGTCACCGTGAGCACCGCCCCCGGCCAGGGGTGTTGTTTCCGGGTGAGCCTGCCGCGCATCGCCGACGTGCCCGTCGCGATTGGCTGAGACGCCCGCGTCAGCCCAGTTCGGCAAGCGCCGCTTTGATCCTGGCCTGCGCATCATCCAACGATTCCGGCGACGGGTTGCGGTCGACGTGGGCGAACCCGAAGTCGGCCAGGTCGTGGGCGGGAAACACGTGCACGTGCAGGTGCGGAACCTCGAGGCCGGCGATGATCAGCCCGGCCCGCTGCGCCCCGAAGGCCGCGCACACAGCCTTGCCGATCTTCTGCGAAACCGCCATCACCGAGTTGAGGACGGCTGGCTCGAGGTCCTGCCACTGGTCGACCTCGGCGCGCGGCACCACCAGGGTGTGCCCGTGGGTCATCGGTTCGATCGTCAGGAAGGCGACGACGTCGTCGTCCTCGTAGACGAAACGTCCGGGCAGCTCGCGGTTGATGATCATGGTGAAGACTGACGCCATGCCGCCCAGCATAGGAGAGGGCTCCGAGGTGTCTGCCGGGGAGCGCACGGCTGGCTCACAGCAAGCTGTCAGACGCGGCCCAGTCTGGTGGCAGCTAGGGGCGACAGCATCGTCGATATGGCCGACACCCTGCCGGGCGAGTTGACGACTGCTCAAACCCGCTCCGCAGGCGGTGACGCTGTCCACTACGTGCTCGACATCGTCGTTCCCGTCTACAACGAGGAACACGATCTGCCGGCCTGCGTGCACCGGCTGCACGACTACCTGAGCGCACATGTGCCCTACCGGGCGCGAATTGTCATTGCGGACAACGCAAGCACCGACACCACCCTGGCGGTGGCAAACGGATTGGCCGCCGAGCTTGCCGATGTCGCCGTGCTGCACCTGGATGCCAAGGGCCGCGGTGGTGCGCTGGCGACAGCGTGGCTATCGTCGCCTGCCGATGTGGTGGCGTACATGGACGTCGACCTGTCGACGGATCTCTCGGCACTGATGCCGTTGGTGGCCCCGCTGGTCTCCGGCCACTCCGACATCGCGATCGGCTCGCGGCTGGCGGCCTCGGCTCGGGTGGTGCGCGGCACCAAACGCGAGTTCATCTCCCGCGGATACAACTTGCTGCTCCGTGGGGCATTGGGCGCCCGGTTCTCCGATGCCCAATGCGGTTTCAAGGCCATGCGCGCCGACGTCGCGCGCCAGCTGCTGCCGCTGGTGGTCGACACCGGCTGGTTCTTCGACACCGAACTGCTGGTGATCGCCGAGCGCGCCGGGCTGCGAATCCACGAGGTGCCCGTCGACTGGGTGGACGACGCGGACTCCCGGGTGGACATCGTGGGCACGGCTATCGCAGACCTTCGCGGCTGCTGGCGGGTCGGGCGTGCCCTGGCCACCGGTGCGCTGCCGTTGCGCGAACTGCAGCACGCGCTGGGCCGCGAACCTCTGGTGCCCGGGGTGCCCCGAGGCATGGTCGGCCAGCTCCTGCGGTTCGGGCTGATCGGCATCGCCAGCACCATCGCCTATGCGCTGCTGTATCTTTCGCTGCACGAAGAGCTCAAGGCCCAAGCCGCCAACCTCACGGCGCTGCTGTTGACAGCCCTGGTCAACACCGCCGCCAACCGGGCCTTCACCTTCGGTATCCGGGGCCGGGCCGGTGCCGCCCGGCACCACCTGCACGGGCTGCTGGTGTTCGGATTCGGGCTGGCGATCACCAGCGGATCGCTGTACCTGCTGCACCGCTTCGACCCGACCGTGGACAAAGTCGTCGAGCTGTCGGTGCTCGTGGTCGCCAACCTGATTGCGACCGTCGCGCGGTTCCTGGCGCTACGTCAGGTGTTCGGCCGACCCCGATGACCGTCACCGCCGAACCGGCGCTCCTGGCCGACACCGCCGAAGCCGCCGAGCCGGCTCGCGTTCCGTGGCAGCGGTGGGCGCTGGTGGTGTTGCTGGCGGGCACCGCGGTGCTCTACGGGTGGGGGCTGGACCGCTCCGGGTGGGCAAACGCGTTCTATTCGGCTGCAGCGCAAGCAGGTTCGGTGTCCTGGAAGGCCTTCCTGTTCGGGTCGTCGGACGCCGCGAACTCGATCACCGTCGACAAGCCGCCACTGTCGCTGTGGCTGCCCTCGCTGGCGGTCCGCGTGTTCGGGCTCAACTCGTGGAGCATCCTGTTGCCGCAGGCTCTGATGGGTGTCGCATCGGTGGCGCTGCTGTGGGATACGGTCCGGCGCCGCTTCGGCGAGACGGCAGCGCTGACCGCCGGTCTGGTGCTGGCGCTGACGCCGGTGGCCGTCTCGATCTTCCGCTACAACAACCCCGACGCCTTGCTCGTCGTGCTGATGCTCGCCGCCGTCTGGGCGATGCTGCGGGCGATCGAAGACGGCCGGCTGCGCTGGCTGCTGCTGTGCGGCGGATGCGTGGGTCTGGGCTACCTCACCAAACAACTCGAAGTCGCGTTGGTGTTGCCGGCGTTAGCCATCGGCTACCTGTGGGCCGGGCCGCGGTCCCTGGCGATCCGGGGGTCACACCTGCTTGCCGCGCTGGGGGCAGCCGTCATGGCGGCGGGGTGGTGGGTGCTGCTGGTGGAGCTGTGGCCGGTTGGTGACCGGCCGTGGATCGGCGGCACGCAGCACAACTCGATCCTCGAGCTGACGTTGGGCTACAACGGCTTCGGCCGTCTCAACGGCGACGAGCCCGGCAGTGTCGGGGCCCTCGGCGTGAGCTCGTCGATACACCCCGGCGGGCGCACCGCGGCCCATCCGTGGGGGCAACCGGGTGTGGGCCGGCTCTTCGAGCCCGCCCAGATCGGCGGTATCGGCTGGTTGCTGCCCACCGCGCTGGTTCTCGCCGTGGCGATGCTGATCTGGCGGGCCCGCGCGCCGCGGCACGACCTTGCCCGCGCCGAGGTCGTGGTTTGGACGCTGTGGCTGGTGACCACCGCGACGGTGTTCAGTTTCATGGCCGGAATCTTCCATCCCTACTACACCGTCGCGCTGGCCCCGTCGATCGCGGCGATCGTCGGCATCGGAACGTCGGTGTGCTGGCAGCACCGCCACAACATCTGGGCCAGAGTGACATTGGCGGTGGCTGTGGCACTGAGCGTGCTCACCGCAAACCTGACGCTCACCGGCTCTGTCACCTTCCAGCCGTGGCTGCGGTGGGTGGTCGTCGCCGGTGGGGTGGTGCTCGGCTGCTGGCTGGTAGCCGGTGCGCCCTGGAGCAGTCGGCGCCTGATGGGGTACGTGATGCCTGTGCTGGCCGCGATGGTCCTGCTCGGTGGGCCGGCCGCGTACAGCCTCACCACTGTGTCCCATGGTAATTCGGGAGCTCTGCCGATCGCGGGGCCGGCACCGCACTTCGCGACCGCTATGACCAAGGGGGTCGCGGTCGTCCCGCGCGCTCAGATCACCGCCGCCGAGGGGCCCGGCTTTCTGTTGCCCGCCGGGGTTCCGGGGCACGCCGCCCATCTGGTGGGTTGCTCGCTGCTGGACTCTGGTGAACCCGATCCTCAGCTCGTCGGACTACTCGACGCCCACGCCGACGCCTACACCTGGGTGGCGGCAACCATCGGATCCACCTGTGCCGCAGGCTATCAGCTGGCGACCGGACACCCGGTGATGCCGATCGGTGGATTCAACGGCACTGATCCGGCCCCGGCGCCGGATCAGTTCCTCCGCTTGGCGCTGTCCAAACGGATCCACTACTTCATCGTCACCAATGCGATCCATGAGGACAAGTGGGGTCATCTCGACACCAATGCCTTGATCCAGCAATGGGTTCAGCGTAACTTCACCCCGATGCGGGTGGGGCGGGTGGAGGTCTACGACCTGACCCGATAGGTCAGGTGAGCATCGCGGCGATCTCGTCGAGCGACCATGGCGGCGAGTCGTGATGGTCGCGGTAGCCCAGCAGGCTCGGTGCGGGGCGGTCGAAGCGGCCGACGAAACCGCCTGCGGCGATGAAGATCTGGCCGGTCACCGCGGCGGCCAGATGGCTGCACAGATAGGCGTAGGTCGGTGCCACATACTCCGGCGGTGCGGCGTCCAGCGCCCCCTGTGCACTGACCTCGTCGAGCATGCCGCGTCTGCGGAGGGTGGCGATCTGCTCCTCGTACTCGGTTCCGGTGGACAGCCGGGTCTTGGCCCCCGGGCACACCACGTTGGCGCGCACCCCGTGCTCGGCCAACTCCGCGGCGAGCGCCATGGTCAGCGCGTTCACCGCGCCCTTGCCCGCCGGGTAGCCGGTGCCGCCGTAGTCGCCGAGGAAAGCGAACGAACTGGTGTTGACGATGGATCCGCGACCACGTGCCGCCATCTTCGGGGCGGCGGCCCGGCATGTGGCGAACACGGTGCCCAGGTGGACGTCGATGAGGTCGCGGAACTGCTCGGGTGTCACGTCGAGGATCGACGAACCAGGCGGTTCCGCCGTCCCCGCGCAGTTGACCAGAGCATCGATTGCACCGAACTCGTTCTCGCACAACGCGATCAGCTGCTCTGCAACGCAGCCGTCGGCAGCCGATCCGGCATGGGCGACGGCCCGGCCGCCGGCTTCGGTGATGGCTACCACCGTGGCGGCGACGGCGTCGGCGTCGCGGCCGTTGACCACGACACCGGCGCCGTACTCGGCGAGCTTGGCCGAGACGGCGGCGCCGATCCCGCGTGACCCACCGGCGACGACGACGCCGAGGCCGGCTAGCGGCCCGTCACTCACCGTCAGTGGGGGCCTGGGTGAATGAGGCGGTCCCAGCTTCCCCTGACCTCCGCCGGCGCTGGCGCGCCAACTCCGGTCAGCCTCACTGAACCGCCTGACCGAACTGCATTCCGTCCATGTTCCAGTAGCCGCGCATATTGACGATCAGACCTTCGTCGTTGACGCGGTAGGTGAACACCCCGCGTACGGTGCTGGTCAGCCCGCCTTCGAACTGGCTGCGCAGCACCAGGATGTGCGCCACCTCCAGCGGTGAACTCGACGGGAAGGTTTCCTCGCAGGTGACCCGCAGGTTGTTGATCGCGATATTGGTGTCGTAGAACGCCGCGACGGCCTCCTTGCCGCGAACGCCCAGGCCGTCGGGGTTGGTGATGGCCTGGCCGATCGGGTCCTCGATCACGACGTCGTCGGCCATCAGGCCCAGCCAGCCCTCGCGGTCGTGCGACATGACCGCACGCCACGAGGCCTGAGATGCCGCCAGGGCCGGGGGGATGTCAGTTGTCTTCTGCGACATGACGACTCAGATCAGCGATCTTCGTCGGTGTAGCGGATGACGCCGCGGATGTTGCGGCCCTCCAACATGTCCTGGTAGCCCTCGTTGATCTGCTCGAGGCGGTACTGGCGAGTGACCATGTCATCGAGGTTGATCCGGCCCGCCTTGTACATCGACAGGATCTGCGGGATGTCGTAGTGCGGGTTGCCGCCCCCGAAGATTGTGCCCTGCAGGTTCTTCTGCATCAGGGTCAGCATCGCCAGGTTCAGAGTGACGTTGGTGTCGAGCATGCTGCCGATGGCCGTCATCACGCAGGTGCCGGACTTGGCGGTGATGTTCATGTAGTTGTCGACGTCGGCACCGTGCACCTCGCCGACGGTGACGATCACCTTCTTGGCCATGAAGCCCTGGGTGACCTCGGCGATCCCGCCCATGGCCGACTCGATGTCGGGGTAGACGTGGGTGGCGCCGAACTTCAGCGCCTGATCGCGCTTCCATTCCACCGGGTCGATGACGAAGATGTGGCGGGCACCGCTGATGACCGCGCCCTGCAGCGCCGACATGCCGACGCCGCCGACGCCGACGACCGCGACGTCTTCGCCCGGCTTGATCTGCGCGGTGTGGGTGGCCGAGCCGTAGCCCGTGGTGACACCGCAGCCCACCAGGCAGGCCACCTCGAAGGGGATCGACGGATCGATCTTCACCACCGAGGATTCGTGCACCACCATGTAGGGCGAGAAAGTGCCCAGCAGCGTCATCGGGAAGACCGGCAAGCCGTCGGCGGTGTGGATGCGGTGGGTGCCGTCGGAGATGGCCGTGCCGGCCAGCAGACCCGCACCCAGATCGCAGAGGTTGCGCAGCCCGGCCTGACACGACGGGCATTTACCGCAGGACGGGATGAAGGACAGCACCACGTGGTCGCCCACGGCGACGTCCTCGACACCCTCGCCGACCTCGACGACGACGCCGGCGCCCTCATGGCCGCCCAGCACCGGGAAGCCGAACATCGGGATGCCGCCGGTCACCAGGTGGTGGTCGGAGTGGCACATGCCCGAGGCTTCCATCTGGATCTTGACCTCGCCTTTAGCCGGGTCCCCGATCTCGATTTCCTCGATCGCCCATGGCTGGTTGAACTCACGGATGAGTGCACCTTTTGTCTTCACTGCGAACCTCCACTCGCAAACCCATCCCCGGTGAGTTCCGAGGATGCCGGCGTGGCCGGATGGTCAATCAAGGACAAGTTAGAACGTGTTCCTGTTCTGCGGTCCATTATGACCTGTGTCACGCCCGCGGTGTACCGCGGGGCGGGATACTTGACAGGTGTCGAGAAAATTACCAGATCGGGACGGGAGCTTCGCCGATCGGGTAGTAGCCCGGTAGCTTCTCGCCGGCCAGGCTGCGCTCGATTCGCTCAGACATTCCCTTGGACAGCTTGCCGTCCTGCATCAGCTTCAAATACAGCTTCTGCACGTGGCCGAAGTCGAAGAAGTCGCGCTGCCATTCGATCTTGGCAACCCCGTCCTGGTCGACGAGCCGGAACCAGCTTCCGCCGATGCCGTAGATCTCCGAGGAGTTGCCGTCGGCATCGGTGGCGACCTGCTTCCAGAAGCCGACGACCTCGCCGATCTTGTCGTCGATGATCACCTTCTGGTACGGGTAGCTCCAGCCGTCCAGGCCGAACATCTCCAGACCCAGTGCGATGTCGCGGATCTCGTCGATGCCGACGCACATCACGTCTTCCTTCGGGCCGATATTCCAGCCGTAGGTGGCGTCGGCGGTGTAGAAGTCCGCCAGCCCGGTCCAGTCGCCCTTCTCCTCGGCGACCCGGTTGGCCTCCAGCCAGCGCTCGACGAAATCTTCCAGCACCTCACGGGGCAACGACGGCATTGTCAGTCCTTTTCTCGAATGGATAGTGCTCGGGTGGGACACATTTCGACGGCAAGCTCGATC encodes:
- a CDS encoding NDMA-dependent alcohol dehydrogenase, with protein sequence MKTKGALIREFNQPWAIEEIEIGDPAKGEVKIQMEASGMCHSDHHLVTGGIPMFGFPVLGGHEGAGVVVEVGEGVEDVAVGDHVVLSFIPSCGKCPSCQAGLRNLCDLGAGLLAGTAISDGTHRIHTADGLPVFPMTLLGTFSPYMVVHESSVVKIDPSIPFEVACLVGCGVTTGYGSATHTAQIKPGEDVAVVGVGGVGMSALQGAVISGARHIFVIDPVEWKRDQALKFGATHVYPDIESAMGGIAEVTQGFMAKKVIVTVGEVHGADVDNYMNITAKSGTCVMTAIGSMLDTNVTLNLAMLTLMQKNLQGTIFGGGNPHYDIPQILSMYKAGRINLDDMVTRQYRLEQINEGYQDMLEGRNIRGVIRYTDEDR
- a CDS encoding nuclear transport factor 2 family protein, with amino-acid sequence MPSLPREVLEDFVERWLEANRVAEEKGDWTGLADFYTADATYGWNIGPKEDVMCVGIDEIRDIALGLEMFGLDGWSYPYQKVIIDDKIGEVVGFWKQVATDADGNSSEIYGIGGSWFRLVDQDGVAKIEWQRDFFDFGHVQKLYLKLMQDGKLSKGMSERIERSLAGEKLPGYYPIGEAPVPIW